From Micromonospora rhizosphaerae, the proteins below share one genomic window:
- the paaD gene encoding 1,2-phenylacetyl-CoA epoxidase subunit PaaD: MSTPREAVAAVVDPEIRVITIDELGILRAVDEDPATGRVVVTITPTYTGCPAMDVIRADIRRALAAAGHRDAEIRTVYSPAWSTDWISDSGRAKLAAAGIAPPAPVRAGSVVPLTLAVRCPRCGSPETEQVSRFGSTACKALWRCRSCQEPFDHVKAL, from the coding sequence GTGAGCACGCCCAGGGAGGCCGTGGCGGCGGTGGTGGACCCGGAGATCCGGGTCATCACCATCGACGAGCTGGGCATCCTGCGGGCGGTCGACGAGGATCCGGCCACCGGCCGGGTCGTCGTGACCATCACCCCCACCTACACCGGCTGCCCGGCGATGGACGTGATCCGCGCCGACATCCGCCGGGCCCTCGCCGCCGCCGGCCACCGGGACGCCGAGATCCGCACGGTCTACAGCCCGGCCTGGAGCACCGACTGGATCTCCGACAGCGGGCGGGCGAAGCTGGCCGCCGCCGGCATCGCCCCGCCCGCACCGGTACGGGCCGGCAGCGTCGTGCCGCTCACCCTCGCCGTCCGCTGCCCGCGCTGCGGCTCGCCGGAGACCGAGCAGGTCAGCCGCTTCGGCTCCACCGCGTGCAAGGCGCTCTGGCGCTGCCGCTCCTGCCAGGAACCGTTCGACCATGTGAAGGCGCTGTGA
- the paaE gene encoding 1,2-phenylacetyl-CoA epoxidase subunit PaaE, whose translation MTVTITRPVRRRPAFHPLPVAAVDRLTDDAVAITFAVPEELRETFAFRAGQHLTVRRTAEDGEDVRRSYSICSTPDDLARHGRLRIGVREIPGGAFSAFACGALRGGDTVEVLPPLGHFTTAFDPARVRHYGAVVAGSGITPVLALVATALAVEPASTLTLVYGNRTANTVMFAEELADLKDRYPTRLHLVHVLSREQGESPLLSGRIDADRLGRLLDTIVPGDAIEEWFLCGPYGMVVDAKAVLTARGLPESAVHTELFHVDAPPEPPRRPADEPGAGAEVTIVLDGRSSSFTMGRDERVLDAALKVRGELPYACKGGVCSTCKAKVVAGEVTMARNYALEPDEVAAGYVLTCQSSPTTDTLTVDYDA comes from the coding sequence GTGACTGTCACCATCACCCGACCGGTCCGTCGCCGGCCGGCCTTCCACCCGCTGCCCGTCGCCGCCGTCGACCGGCTCACCGACGACGCCGTGGCGATCACCTTCGCCGTGCCGGAGGAGCTGCGGGAGACCTTCGCGTTCCGCGCCGGTCAGCACCTGACCGTGCGCCGCACCGCGGAGGACGGGGAGGACGTGCGGCGGTCGTACTCGATCTGCTCGACCCCGGACGACCTGGCCCGGCACGGTCGGCTGCGGATCGGGGTGCGGGAGATCCCCGGCGGCGCCTTCTCCGCGTTCGCCTGCGGGGCGCTGCGCGGCGGCGACACCGTCGAGGTGCTGCCCCCGCTCGGCCACTTCACCACGGCGTTCGACCCGGCCCGGGTCCGCCACTACGGCGCGGTGGTCGCCGGCTCCGGCATCACTCCGGTGCTCGCGCTGGTGGCGACCGCGCTCGCCGTCGAGCCGGCCAGCACCTTAACCCTGGTGTACGGCAACCGCACGGCCAACACGGTGATGTTCGCCGAGGAGCTGGCCGACTTGAAGGACCGCTACCCGACCCGGCTGCACCTGGTGCACGTGCTCTCCCGGGAGCAGGGCGAGTCGCCGCTGCTCTCCGGGCGGATCGACGCCGACCGGCTGGGCCGGCTGCTGGACACCATCGTGCCCGGGGACGCCATCGAGGAGTGGTTCCTCTGCGGCCCGTACGGGATGGTGGTGGACGCCAAGGCGGTGCTGACCGCGCGGGGCCTGCCGGAGTCGGCGGTGCACACCGAGCTGTTCCACGTCGACGCGCCGCCGGAGCCGCCGCGCCGCCCGGCCGACGAGCCCGGCGCCGGCGCCGAGGTGACGATCGTGCTGGACGGCCGCTCGTCGAGCTTCACCATGGGCCGGGACGAGCGGGTGCTGGACGCGGCGCTCAAGGTCCGCGGCGAGCTGCCGTACGCCTGCAAGGGCGGCGTCTGCTCGACCTGCAAGGCAAAGGTCGTGGCGGGTGAGGTGACGATGGCCCGCAACTACGCCCTGGAGCCCGACGAGGTGGCGGCCGGCTACGTCCTCACCTGCCAGTCCAGCCCGACCACTGACACCCTCACGGTCGACTACGACGCCTGA
- the paaC gene encoding 1,2-phenylacetyl-CoA epoxidase subunit PaaC has translation MTGPFDFTLRLGDDALIAAQRLGEWTSSAPEMEEDIALANIALDQLGAARLLLTYAGELEGAGRDEDALAFRREDREFRNCLLVELPNGDFAVTMAKLFFLSAYQLPLYTALAGCADERLAAIGAKARKESAYHLDHSSLWVKRLGDGTEESHRRMQDAVDQVWPYVHELFTPDPAAPVDAATLRAEFDATVDAVLTEATLTRPETSWAPAGGRDGLHTEHLSYLLAEMQVLHRAHPGANW, from the coding sequence GTGACCGGCCCCTTCGACTTCACCCTCCGGCTCGGCGACGACGCGCTGATCGCGGCTCAGCGACTCGGCGAGTGGACCAGCAGCGCGCCGGAGATGGAAGAGGACATCGCGCTGGCGAACATCGCCCTCGACCAGCTCGGCGCGGCCCGCCTGCTGCTGACGTACGCGGGCGAGCTGGAGGGTGCCGGCCGGGACGAGGACGCGCTGGCGTTCCGCCGCGAGGACCGGGAGTTCCGCAACTGTCTCCTGGTCGAGCTGCCCAACGGCGACTTCGCGGTGACCATGGCCAAGCTGTTCTTCCTCTCCGCCTACCAGCTGCCCCTCTACACCGCGCTGGCCGGCTGCGCCGACGAGCGGCTGGCCGCGATCGGGGCCAAGGCGCGCAAGGAGTCGGCCTACCACCTCGACCACAGCTCGCTGTGGGTGAAGCGGCTCGGCGACGGCACCGAGGAGTCGCATCGGCGGATGCAGGACGCGGTGGACCAGGTCTGGCCGTACGTCCACGAGCTCTTCACGCCGGACCCGGCGGCGCCGGTCGACGCGGCGACCCTGCGGGCCGAGTTCGACGCGACGGTGGACGCGGTGCTCACCGAGGCGACCCTGACCCGGCCCGAGACCAGCTGGGCGCCGGCCGGCGGTCGGGACGGCCTGCACACCGAGCACCTCTCCTATCTCCTCGCCGAGATGCAGGTGCTGCACCGGGCCCACCCGGGGGCGAACTGGTGA
- the paaB gene encoding 1,2-phenylacetyl-CoA epoxidase subunit PaaB, with protein MSERSERTGEVSMSEPSPLWEVFVRARRGLSHTHVGSLHAPDAELALRNARDLYTRRQEGVSIWVVPASAITASSPDEKDAFFDPAADKVYRHPTFYQVPDGVAHL; from the coding sequence GTGAGCGAGCGCAGCGAGCGAACCGGTGAGGTCAGCATGAGTGAACCTTCGCCTCTGTGGGAGGTCTTCGTGCGGGCCCGGCGCGGGTTGTCGCACACCCACGTCGGCAGCCTGCACGCGCCCGACGCCGAGCTGGCGCTGCGCAACGCCCGGGACCTCTACACCCGCCGCCAGGAGGGCGTCTCCATCTGGGTGGTGCCGGCGAGCGCGATCACCGCGTCCAGCCCGGACGAGAAGGACGCCTTCTTCGACCCGGCGGCGGACAAGGTCTACCGCCACCCCACCTTCTACCAGGTGCCGGACGGGGTGGCCCACCTGTGA
- the paaA gene encoding 1,2-phenylacetyl-CoA epoxidase subunit PaaA, producing MYGNDFAAPEDASGGGLLGEVEAAETALREAAARARRGGPAPDEDLEAYFADVIDADQKIEPRDWMPEAYRKTLIRQIAQHAHSEIIGMQPEGNWISRAPSLKRKAILLAKVQDEAGHGLYLYAAAETLGVSRDELVQLLLDGRQKYSSIFNYPTLTWADVGAIGWLVDGAAIVNQVPLCRCSYGPYARAMIRVCKEESFHQRQGYEILYALSHGTPAQKAMAQDSVDRWWYPSLAMFGPPDGDSTHSEQSMAWKIKRFTNDELRQRFVDMCVQQAEILGLTIPDPDLRWNDERQSYDYTQPDYDELMQVIKGNGPCNRQRMEHRRRAHAEGAWVREAAAAYAAKRAEKKEKVAA from the coding sequence ATGTATGGCAACGACTTCGCCGCGCCGGAGGACGCGTCCGGCGGCGGCCTGCTGGGCGAGGTGGAGGCGGCGGAGACGGCGCTGCGGGAGGCCGCGGCCCGGGCCCGGCGCGGCGGACCGGCCCCGGACGAGGACCTTGAGGCGTACTTCGCCGACGTGATCGACGCCGATCAGAAGATCGAGCCGCGCGACTGGATGCCGGAGGCGTACCGGAAGACGCTGATCCGGCAGATCGCCCAGCACGCGCACTCCGAGATCATCGGCATGCAGCCGGAGGGGAACTGGATCAGCCGCGCGCCCTCGCTCAAGCGGAAGGCGATCCTGCTGGCCAAGGTGCAGGACGAGGCCGGCCACGGCCTCTACCTCTACGCCGCCGCCGAGACCCTCGGGGTGAGCCGCGACGAGCTCGTGCAGCTCCTGCTCGACGGGCGGCAGAAGTACAGCTCGATCTTCAACTACCCGACTCTCACCTGGGCCGACGTGGGCGCGATCGGTTGGCTGGTGGACGGCGCGGCGATCGTCAACCAGGTCCCGCTCTGCCGCTGCTCCTACGGGCCGTACGCGCGGGCGATGATCCGGGTCTGCAAGGAGGAGTCGTTCCACCAGCGTCAGGGGTACGAGATTCTCTACGCCCTGTCGCACGGCACCCCGGCACAGAAGGCGATGGCGCAGGACTCGGTCGACCGCTGGTGGTACCCGTCACTGGCGATGTTCGGGCCGCCGGACGGAGATTCGACCCACTCCGAGCAGTCCATGGCGTGGAAGATCAAGCGCTTCACCAACGACGAGCTGCGGCAGCGCTTCGTCGACATGTGCGTGCAGCAGGCCGAGATCCTCGGCCTGACCATCCCGGACCCGGACCTGCGGTGGAACGACGAGCGGCAGTCGTACGACTACACCCAGCCGGACTACGACGAGCTGATGCAGGTGATCAAGGGCAACGGGCCGTGCAACCGGCAGCGGATGGAGCACCGCCGCCGCGCCCACGCCGAGGGTGCCTGGGTACGCGAGGCCGCCGCGGCGTACGCCGCCAAGCGGGCGGAGAAGAAGGAGAAGGTAGCGGCGTGA
- a CDS encoding menaquinone biosynthetic enzyme MqnA/MqnD family protein, which produces MTDRVARPRVGHIQFLNCLPIYWGLMRSGALIDVELHKDSPDRLNAALVAGDLDIGPISQVEYLRHADELLLLPDLAVGSDGPVLSVNVVSTRPLAELDGRRVALGSTSRTGVLLAQLLLGERYGVRPEYFRCPPDLTQMLLEADAGVVIGDVALRALYEAPRRGLAVTDLGQAWREWTGLPMVFAVWAVRREFAAAHPGLVKEVHEAFLRSRDLCLAELDQVAEAAARWEPFDAATLATYFRTLDFSLGERQVAGLREFARRAAAIGEAPALPDGGPGFFAG; this is translated from the coding sequence ATGACTGACCGCGTCGCCCGCCCCCGGGTCGGACACATCCAGTTCCTGAACTGCCTACCGATCTACTGGGGCCTGATGCGGTCCGGCGCGCTGATCGACGTCGAATTGCACAAGGACTCCCCGGACCGGCTCAACGCCGCGCTCGTCGCCGGCGACCTGGACATCGGGCCGATCTCGCAGGTGGAGTACCTGCGCCACGCCGATGAGCTGCTGCTGCTGCCGGATCTGGCGGTCGGCAGCGACGGCCCGGTGCTCTCGGTCAACGTGGTCTCCACCCGGCCCCTCGCCGAGCTGGACGGTCGCCGGGTCGCGCTCGGCTCGACCTCGCGGACCGGCGTGCTCCTGGCTCAGCTGCTGCTCGGCGAGCGGTACGGGGTCCGTCCCGAGTACTTCCGCTGCCCGCCGGATCTGACCCAGATGCTGCTGGAGGCCGATGCCGGGGTCGTGATCGGTGACGTGGCCCTGCGCGCCCTCTACGAGGCGCCCCGCCGGGGCCTGGCGGTGACCGACCTCGGGCAGGCCTGGCGCGAGTGGACCGGCCTGCCGATGGTCTTCGCGGTCTGGGCGGTACGCCGGGAGTTCGCCGCCGCCCACCCCGGGCTGGTCAAGGAGGTGCACGAGGCGTTCCTGCGCTCGCGCGACCTCTGCCTGGCCGAGCTGGACCAGGTCGCCGAGGCGGCCGCCCGGTGGGAGCCGTTCGACGCGGCGACGCTGGCGACCTACTTCCGCACCCTCGACTTCTCGCTGGGCGAGCGGCAGGTGGCCGGGCTACGCGAGTTCGCCCGGCGGGCCGCCGCGATCGGCGAGGCGCCGGCGCTGCCCGACGGCGGTCCGGGGTTCTTCGCCGGCTGA